The Chryseobacterium geocarposphaerae genome has a window encoding:
- a CDS encoding ferritin: MVSEKIAKLINEQIAHEQYAAQYYLSMSAWFSSKDLDGIANYFRVQSKEELMHADKMFDYLNDVGGEIIIGEIAKPPHEFENATDIFEKALAHEKTVTKSIFNIVKNANEEGDFATTSFLQWFINEQVEEEASASQLVTKIKMVCDNPSALYLFDQELAQRVFTPDATA, translated from the coding sequence ATGGTTAGCGAGAAAATTGCAAAATTAATTAACGAACAAATAGCTCACGAACAATACGCTGCACAATATTATCTTTCCATGTCTGCATGGTTTTCAAGTAAGGATCTGGATGGTATTGCAAACTATTTCAGGGTTCAGAGCAAAGAAGAATTAATGCATGCCGATAAAATGTTTGATTATTTGAATGATGTGGGCGGAGAAATTATAATCGGAGAAATTGCGAAGCCTCCTCATGAGTTTGAAAACGCTACAGATATTTTTGAAAAAGCATTGGCTCACGAGAAAACAGTAACAAAAAGTATTTTTAATATCGTGAAAAATGCTAATGAAGAAGGCGATTTTGCTACCACTTCATTCTTACAGTGGTTCATCAACGAGCAGGTAGAAGAGGAAGCAAGTGCATCACAATTGGTGACTAAAATCAAAATGGTTTGCGATAATCCTTCCGCATTGTATCTTTTTGATCAGGAATTGGCACAGAGAGTATTTACTCCGGATGCGACAGCTTAA
- a CDS encoding 4-alpha-glucanotransferase, protein MKLYFNVGYSVKGGEKLQITINEGGAVSKTHTMFYTENDLWKCEVDYFSKSVSYQYQLVDERGNLLRTEFVQHHLNFPHNYKEFIIFDEWNNKNFPENYLNNKIFYNKLNQFSPEKISVLKKHTHLFRIEAPIYNPDWKIVLFGSTASLGNWDYDKVIHLSQTDFGIWEASVEIPENEYIQFKYCIYDIKEGRVIDVETGENRFTVPNLSREILQIVSNHYFKFKAYQMYHDAGVAVPVFSLRTEDGFGVGEFHDIKKLADWTKETHLGIIQILPINDTTANYSWTDSYPYAAVSVYALHPQYISLENLDFELPKDLVEEYKAEKESLNSLELIDYEKMISAKWKYLKAVFNEDKEKIYKDKGFKKFIKDNESWLLPYSAFCVLRDKYKTPNFNEWKTHKKYIAGKITPFFSPKSKDYDTSMLHAWVQYQLHKQLKDAIDYTHSLGISVKGDLPIGIYRYSVEAWTEPELFGMDFQAGAPPDQFTALGQNWEFPTYNWEAMKADDYTWWKNRFKALEQYFDAMRIDHILGFFRIWRMPVSATQGILGYFYPAVPVTTEEFKARGIPFSFDRYCKPFINNQILWDYFGENSSKALEFINNNHDGTYSFKEEFDTQRKLTDFFKKNPQDVIEDQLIALCANVLFLEEERDGQKVYHPRFNVYGTDSYKYLTDGEKQSIYDLYHDYFFRRQDHLWYEKAMEKLPMILNATKMLICGEDLGLVPACVPVVMDELGIIALKIQRMPSENIPFYNPQHANYLNVVTASSHDSSTLRQWWKEDPALVQKYFNQQLIQYGKAPEELNAYLAEIIMKQHLYNDAILAIFPIQEFLATDPELTHPKMDNERINNPAVFPHYWRYRMHLNLEDLKQKKSFNEKIANWVQDSGRS, encoded by the coding sequence ATGAAGCTATACTTTAATGTAGGTTACAGCGTAAAAGGCGGAGAAAAACTCCAGATTACAATTAATGAAGGCGGAGCTGTATCTAAGACTCATACTATGTTTTATACAGAAAACGATTTGTGGAAATGTGAAGTTGATTATTTTTCCAAGTCGGTTTCTTATCAATATCAGCTTGTAGATGAACGGGGGAATCTTCTGAGAACAGAATTTGTTCAGCATCATCTTAATTTTCCCCACAACTATAAAGAATTTATAATTTTTGATGAGTGGAATAATAAAAACTTTCCAGAAAACTATCTGAATAATAAAATTTTTTACAATAAACTTAATCAGTTTTCCCCGGAGAAAATTTCGGTTTTAAAAAAGCATACTCATCTGTTTAGAATAGAAGCGCCTATTTACAATCCGGATTGGAAAATCGTGTTGTTCGGAAGCACGGCTTCTTTAGGAAACTGGGATTATGATAAAGTGATTCATCTGTCCCAAACAGACTTTGGAATTTGGGAAGCTTCGGTTGAAATTCCTGAAAACGAGTACATACAGTTTAAATATTGTATTTATGATATAAAAGAGGGGAGAGTGATTGATGTAGAAACAGGAGAAAACAGATTCACTGTTCCTAATCTGTCCAGGGAAATTCTGCAGATCGTTTCGAATCACTACTTTAAATTCAAGGCTTATCAAATGTATCATGATGCAGGCGTTGCGGTTCCTGTTTTTTCATTGAGAACTGAAGATGGTTTTGGAGTAGGAGAGTTTCACGATATCAAAAAGTTGGCAGACTGGACTAAAGAAACACATTTGGGAATCATCCAGATTTTACCTATCAACGATACAACCGCCAATTATTCTTGGACGGATTCTTATCCTTATGCAGCCGTTTCTGTATATGCCCTACATCCGCAATATATCTCTTTAGAAAATCTTGATTTTGAATTGCCTAAAGATTTAGTTGAAGAGTATAAGGCAGAGAAAGAATCTTTAAATTCATTAGAATTAATTGATTACGAGAAAATGATTTCTGCAAAATGGAAATATTTGAAGGCGGTTTTTAATGAAGATAAAGAGAAAATTTATAAGGATAAAGGCTTTAAAAAGTTTATTAAAGACAATGAAAGCTGGCTTCTTCCATACTCGGCATTTTGTGTATTGAGAGATAAATATAAAACACCGAACTTTAATGAATGGAAGACACATAAAAAATATATTGCCGGAAAAATAACGCCATTTTTTAGTCCAAAAAGTAAAGATTATGACACATCGATGCTTCATGCGTGGGTGCAATATCAGCTTCATAAACAGCTAAAAGATGCAATCGATTATACCCATAGTTTAGGAATTTCGGTAAAAGGAGATCTGCCAATCGGGATTTATCGATACTCTGTAGAAGCCTGGACGGAGCCGGAACTTTTCGGAATGGATTTCCAGGCCGGAGCACCACCTGATCAGTTTACGGCACTGGGACAAAACTGGGAATTCCCGACGTATAACTGGGAAGCCATGAAAGCAGATGATTATACCTGGTGGAAAAACCGATTCAAAGCATTGGAGCAATATTTTGATGCGATGAGAATTGATCATATTCTTGGCTTTTTCAGGATCTGGAGAATGCCGGTTTCTGCTACGCAGGGGATTTTAGGATATTTTTATCCTGCTGTTCCGGTGACAACAGAAGAATTTAAAGCACGAGGGATTCCTTTTAGTTTTGATCGTTATTGTAAGCCATTTATTAATAATCAGATTCTTTGGGATTATTTCGGTGAAAACAGCAGTAAAGCACTCGAGTTTATCAATAATAATCATGACGGAACGTATTCATTTAAAGAAGAATTTGATACGCAGAGAAAATTAACTGATTTCTTTAAGAAAAATCCTCAAGATGTAATTGAAGATCAATTAATTGCTCTTTGTGCGAATGTATTGTTCTTAGAAGAGGAAAGAGATGGCCAAAAAGTGTATCATCCCAGATTTAATGTATATGGCACAGATTCATATAAATACTTAACTGATGGGGAAAAGCAATCTATTTATGATTTATACCATGATTATTTCTTCAGAAGACAGGATCATCTTTGGTATGAGAAAGCAATGGAAAAACTTCCGATGATACTGAACGCCACTAAAATGCTGATTTGCGGAGAAGATTTAGGATTGGTTCCTGCCTGCGTACCTGTAGTAATGGATGAATTGGGTATTATTGCGCTGAAAATTCAACGGATGCCTTCAGAGAATATTCCTTTTTATAATCCTCAACATGCCAATTATCTGAACGTGGTTACTGCTTCTTCACATGATAGTTCTACATTAAGACAGTGGTGGAAAGAAGACCCTGCTTTGGTTCAGAAATATTTTAATCAACAATTAATTCAATACGGGAAAGCGCCTGAAGAATTGAATGCCTATTTGGCGGAGATTATTATGAAACAACATTTATATAATGATGCTATACTGGCTATTTTCCCTATTCAGGAGTTTCTGGCAACAGATCCGGAGCTTACCCATCCGAAAATGGATAATGAAAGGATCAATAACCCTGCGGTATTTCCTCACTATTGGCGCTATAGAATGCATCTGAATCTTGAAGATTTAAAACAAAAAAAATCTTTTAATGAGAAAATTGCAAATTGGGTGCAAGATAGTGGAAGGTCGTAA